The Pseudomonas extremaustralis genome contains a region encoding:
- the rluC gene encoding 23S rRNA pseudouridine(955/2504/2580) synthase RluC produces the protein MTTTAPQTPSVQLLEVSPEYAGQRIDNFLLARLKGVPKTLIYRILRKGEVRVNKGRIKPEYKLQAGDIVRVPPVRVPERDEPVPLAQGLLQRLEASIVFEDNKLIVINKPCGIAVHGGSGLSFGVIEAFRQLRPDAKELELVHRLDRDTSGLLMIAKKRSMLRHLHTALRGDGVDKRYMALVRGHWASSIKSVRAPLQKSNLRSGERMVEVDEEGKEALTLFKVLRRFGDFATLVEAKPVTGRTHQIRVHTLHAGHCIAGDTKYGDEDFSKEIRDLGGKRLFLHAYMLTVPLPDGGELKLQAPVDEMWAKTVERLSVAP, from the coding sequence ATGACGACTACCGCCCCCCAGACCCCCAGCGTACAGCTGCTCGAGGTCTCGCCGGAATATGCCGGCCAACGCATTGACAATTTCCTCCTGGCCAGGCTCAAAGGCGTGCCCAAGACCTTGATTTACCGCATTTTGCGTAAAGGCGAAGTGCGCGTGAACAAGGGGCGGATCAAGCCCGAGTACAAGTTGCAGGCGGGCGATATCGTTCGTGTGCCGCCGGTACGCGTGCCTGAGCGTGATGAGCCTGTGCCGTTGGCCCAGGGCCTGTTGCAGCGTCTTGAGGCGTCGATTGTCTTCGAAGACAACAAGCTGATCGTGATCAACAAGCCCTGCGGTATCGCCGTTCATGGCGGCAGTGGCCTGAGTTTTGGCGTGATCGAAGCCTTTCGCCAGTTGCGCCCGGATGCCAAGGAGCTGGAACTGGTTCATCGTCTGGACCGCGACACCTCCGGCCTGCTGATGATCGCCAAGAAGCGCAGCATGTTGCGCCATCTGCACACGGCCTTGCGGGGCGATGGTGTGGACAAGCGCTATATGGCGCTGGTGCGCGGCCACTGGGCCAGCTCGATCAAGAGCGTCCGTGCGCCGTTGCAGAAGAGCAATCTGCGTTCCGGCGAGCGCATGGTCGAAGTGGATGAGGAGGGCAAAGAGGCCCTGACCCTGTTCAAGGTGCTGCGTCGCTTTGGCGACTTCGCTACCCTGGTGGAGGCCAAGCCGGTCACCGGTCGTACTCACCAGATTCGCGTACATACCTTGCACGCGGGCCATTGCATCGCCGGTGATACCAAGTACGGCGACGAGGATTTCTCCAAGGAAATCCGTGATCTGGGCGGTAAACGCCTGTTCCTGCATGCCTATATGCTCACTGTGCCGTTGCCCGATGGCGGCGAATTGAAGCTACAGGCGCCGGTCGATGAGATGTGGGCCAAGACCGTGGAGCGCTTGAGTGTCGCGCCTTGA
- a CDS encoding HAD-IA family hydrolase, which yields MSRLDYKLLIFDWDGTLANSIGRIVESMHVASTRSGFELCSDLAVKGIIGLGLPEAIRTLYPQIGDDELVAFRDHYADHYIALEAEPSPLFDGVVQSLEAFRAEGYHLAVATGKARRGLDRVLKAHGWEDYFDITRAADEAASKPHPLMLEQILAHCGVSPRQALMVGDASFDLMMARNAGMDSVAVSYGAQSGEALQQYEPRLTIDHFSELQAWLGRAQ from the coding sequence GTGTCGCGCCTTGATTACAAGCTACTGATTTTCGATTGGGACGGTACCCTGGCCAACTCCATTGGTCGGATCGTTGAATCGATGCATGTGGCGTCGACACGCTCGGGTTTCGAGCTGTGCAGCGACCTGGCGGTCAAGGGCATCATCGGCCTGGGTTTGCCTGAAGCGATCCGCACCCTGTACCCGCAGATCGGCGACGATGAGCTGGTGGCGTTCCGCGACCATTACGCCGATCACTACATTGCGCTGGAGGCCGAGCCCTCGCCGCTGTTTGATGGTGTGGTGCAATCCCTGGAGGCATTTCGCGCCGAGGGTTATCACCTTGCTGTCGCGACCGGCAAGGCGCGTCGCGGCCTGGATCGGGTGCTCAAGGCGCACGGTTGGGAAGATTATTTCGACATCACCCGCGCCGCCGATGAAGCCGCCAGCAAGCCCCATCCTCTGATGTTGGAGCAGATCCTGGCACATTGTGGTGTGTCGCCGCGCCAGGCGTTGATGGTGGGCGATGCGTCTTTCGATCTGATGATGGCGCGCAACGCTGGCATGGACAGCGTGGCGGTGAGCTACGGCGCCCAGTCTGGCGAAGCTTTGCAGCAATACGAGCCCAGGCTGACGATCGATCATTTTTCCGAGTTGCAGGCCTGGCTTGGCCGGGCTCAATAA
- a CDS encoding S49 family peptidase: protein MSDEWKAPEKAESGDDKSWKLLEKTLLAGVQEQRRARRWGIFFKLLTFTYLIAMLMLFSPLMDIEKSATRGASYTALIEVRGVIADKESASADNIVTSLRAAFEDPKVKGVILRINSPGGSPVQSGYVYDEIRCLRGLHPDIKLYAVISDLGASGAYYIASAADQIYADKASLVGSIGVTAAGYGFVGTMEKLGVERRTYTSGEHKSFLDPFQPQKADETEFWQGVLDTTHRQFIASVKQGRGDRLKDKDHPELFSGLVWSGEQALPLGLIDGLGSASSVARDVIGEKELVDFTVEESPFDRFSKKLGASVAEKLALYMGFQGPTLR, encoded by the coding sequence ATGAGTGACGAATGGAAAGCGCCTGAGAAGGCCGAGAGCGGTGATGACAAGAGCTGGAAGCTGCTGGAGAAAACCCTCCTGGCCGGCGTCCAGGAGCAACGTCGTGCACGGCGCTGGGGGATTTTCTTCAAGTTGCTGACCTTTACCTACCTGATAGCCATGCTGATGCTGTTCAGTCCGCTGATGGATATTGAGAAAAGCGCGACCCGTGGCGCCAGCTACACCGCCCTGATCGAAGTGCGTGGTGTGATCGCCGACAAGGAGTCCGCCAGCGCCGACAATATCGTCACCAGTCTGCGCGCCGCGTTCGAAGACCCCAAGGTCAAGGGTGTGATCCTGCGTATCAACAGCCCGGGCGGCAGTCCGGTGCAGTCGGGCTACGTGTACGACGAGATTCGCTGTTTGCGCGGCCTGCACCCGGATATCAAGCTGTATGCGGTGATTTCCGACCTTGGAGCCTCGGGCGCCTATTACATTGCCAGTGCTGCGGATCAGATCTATGCCGACAAGGCCAGCCTTGTCGGTTCCATTGGTGTAACGGCGGCCGGTTACGGATTTGTCGGTACCATGGAAAAGCTGGGTGTGGAGCGGCGTACCTACACCTCGGGTGAGCACAAGTCGTTCCTCGATCCGTTCCAGCCGCAAAAGGCCGATGAAACCGAGTTCTGGCAGGGCGTGTTGGACACCACTCATCGCCAGTTCATTGCCAGCGTGAAGCAGGGGCGCGGGGATCGTCTGAAGGATAAGGACCACCCGGAGCTGTTCTCCGGGCTGGTGTGGTCGGGCGAGCAGGCTTTGCCGCTGGGATTGATCGATGGCCTGGGTAGCGCCAGTTCAGTGGCGCGGGACGTGATTGGTGAGAAGGAACTGGTGGATTTCACCGTTGAGGAATCGCCGTTCGACCGCTTTTCCAAGAAACTCGGCGCCAGCGTGGCGGAGAAGTTGGCCCTGTACATGGGCTTTCAGGGCCCGACCCTGCGCTGA